In Miscanthus floridulus cultivar M001 chromosome 8, ASM1932011v1, whole genome shotgun sequence, the sequence AAGTTGGATATCTTCAAGACTAGTGTAGTTACTGCCTCGCTTGGATGCTCCTTTCCCGCCGGTACTTGGAGTGGCGGCCTGCTGATTCACCAATTCCAAATCATCATCCTTTTCCTATGTCATTATGTTTGTGAAATATTGTGAACTTGAAGCCCATGGTTGCTGCAAAGAATAAGAGACAGTCAATTTTCAGTGAAACTGAAAATGAGTACAGTGGCAAATAGATAGTCAACAATCTAACTGAATGCCATCTACTGCGACTGCTAGTATTCATGACTGATAAAAAAATTCACAGCATGACAACTGCTCATGACAAGAATTGAGCATGCCAACAACCAAATGATGCTCAGCTAGAAAATCCCTCCCCAACTAACACCAAATCTATCCCAACTCAGAGCTGTCATTGCAGACATTGAGGTCACATGTCCATCAGTTGTGCATGCACCAAAAATTCAGTTTCACATTCACACAAAATATTAGCATCAGAACTCAAATGGCATTCAGACCCATTGGCGTCAGATAGCATTCACATTGAGACACTAATCTTTGGAGCATATAGAACATAATCTTTGGGGCTAAACTCACCGAGTAGTCAGGCGTCCAATGGTTGGGGCTAAAGTCGTCGCCGGCGACCTCGTACACTTCTGCTGGTGATGTTGTCATTCTGCAGGCATCCCAGGTGGCGGCGTGAGGCTCTGTGAAGTTCAACGCGTGAGGGCCGAGTGGAGGTGGGTCGTTGGGGAGCTGATGAGAGAAGCCGACGCCGGCGCCAACGCCACCGCAGCTGGGAGAAGGCATCCGGCCACCACTGTCGCCGCCGCCGGGAGAAGGCatcctgctgccgctgccgctgccggcggGAGAGGCATCCTgccaccactgccgccgccgGGAGAAGGATGTTCTTGGCGACCAAGCAGGTTGGCGTCGAGAGAAGACGACGTGGGAGGACGGGAATGCGGCGCGACGAACGAAGCACGACGTCGCGTGGTAGACACCGACGGACGGGGAGGCAGCCCGCCTCCGGAGAATCCTCCTAACGCGTTGCTGTCCATAGGAGCAGAACCGGcgggagaagaggaagaggaggctcGCCGGACCAGGACCTTGCCGGATCCGCAAGCTCCGGGGCGGAGCTCGTCGGATCTGCGGGGTCTCGCCGGACAGCCGGGAGGAGCCGGGAGGAGTCGCTGTGGGGAGGAGCTTCCGCAGTGCTCGTGTGGAGAGGAGAAGGATGAGGCGCGTGCGGGAAGAGGagcggcggccacggcggcggggTGGCGGCGGGGGCGGAATAGGAGCCCCTGGTTCCTGGGGACCTGAAACTAAATTTTGGGAGTTCTCCTAAAATGAGAGTCCAAGTAGGAGCCCCATTGgagtggttttttttttttttgctcaaaCCCCTAAAATTAGAATAGGGGTTTGTTTAGGGGCTCCACGGAGTTGCTCTAAGAAATGGATACCTTGCTGGCCGGGTGGCTGGGTTACCTATTTACCTTGCAGCTCAGAACGGTCTTCCAGGAAGGACGTTTCGTAGTCAAGTACAGAAGTCCACTCTGCGGAGATGGTGCGGTGGTGGGACCGGATCCGCGTCCTGCGCTTGCGCCATCTCAAAATTTTCGATAGGACCAACGGAATTTCACCTTGGGATATATAATTCCGAGAAGACCTACTTGGAATATCCATTCAGGTTAATTTGCAACTTGCCTGTTCCTGTGCGGAATGAAAATTTTGCAATTTGCACCGGCCATCTGGTCATCGCCGGTCAGGCCGGTTATGCGCCGAATGAAAATACCGTTACACTCTTTTAATTAGAGTGAAGATCAGTTTCTGGCCCACTAAATTTAAGTTCTGGCCATGACTTAAGTTCCTCTGATTATGTTCCTCTATATTTTTAACCGCGAGATCTAAATGAATGAAAGGCTCATGTATTTTCAAGCACGGTAAAATTTCTctataggtccatcaacttttaaagtgGCTAAACTTAGTATGTTGTATCACTTAGATTCATATCCCTCCATGTGGGCTTTTCATGTTGTGGCCTGCTGATTTGTCCTTCTAAAGTAACTATTGACGTTTTATTTCGTCAAACATGTCGTGGACGTGCGAGCAGGTGCCGTAGCCGCCGTTGCGGGCGCTCGAACAGGCCTGCCGCGGCCACGCGGGCACACGGGCGAGGTACGGAGCGCTCGAGGCTTGGCTGTGCCCCCAGGCTAGGCTGGCTGCGTGCCGCTCTCCCATCACCGTCAGCACGACCAGCTGCAACGTAACGAGGCACACCCGGAGCACCCATCCTCGGCCACACTCTTCGCCGGCGTCGGCGCCCCGCCACCGCCATGGGCGTGCGCGCCCGGGCAGCCGCGCTCTGCCCCGTAGCCGCGGCCCCGACCGCACGTCACCGCCACCGCGTGGACCTCACGGGCCCCGCAGCTACCGCCTCCGTGctgccggcggccatctccgtgAACGCGCGCGAGTAGGCGAGCGAGGACACGCgagcaggcgccgccgccgccgctgcgggcGTGCATGCGAGCCGCCGCGGCCACGCGAGCGAGTAGGAGCAGCCAGCGTGTGGACGCGCGTGCGAACAGGGGGTGCGAGCACCGTCACACAGAGAGAACAACCGCCATGCCACTGCACGCCGCGAGCGCCAGCGGCGTGCTCGCGTACGTCGCCCTCGCCGGTGCCAGGTGCTGGTGCCACGGCGTCGAGAACCCACTGTTTCGCAAGGCCGCCGCGTACGAACCCGGAGTAGGGGCGCCGAGCGGGCGCGTGTGGGTGAGCACTGAGCAGCCGTGTGGGCGTGCGCTTGCGCGTGCAGGGTCACGCGAGGAGGAGAAGCGGGGCTTGGTCGCGGGGTCCAGCCGCGGCGCATGGAGTGCGCAGGTCGGAGGCGGCATCGAGGCTTGGATGTGGTGCTTGTGTTGCATGAGGCTCGAGCGCGGGCGGCAGCCGTGGATCCGCGGTGGAGGAACAGAGAGCCAGCGCGTTCTGTTGCTGTGCTGGCAGACAAGGTGGTGGTAGTGGAGGAGGTGCAGTCTGGCCGCAGCCCGTCTGCCGCAGCCTGCGCCACCGGGGTGGTGCCGGCAAATGCGGTCAGGAGCATGGCCACCCGTCGCGCACATGCGTGCTCGACGGATGCCGCGTCGGAGCTGGACTCGAGCGCACGGGGATTCCCAGGAGGAGGATGGCGGCGCCAGTGCGTGATGCCAGTTCAGGGCCGCGCGTCGCGGCTGCCGGCGCCAGCAAACCCATAGCAGCGGAGTGCGGATGCTCGGGCGGTCGACGTCGACGCGGGTGACTGAGGCATCGAAGATCGCGGACAGTGGCCGACCTCCCTTGCCGGCCTCGCGCGGCAGCCAGCCCGCTCGACCAACCCCAACGTGGTTGCCCGGCGTAGCTTCTGGGTGCTCGCGTGGCAGCGTCACTGCACCAGCACGGGCAACCGGCCGCTCGCACGCCCGTGTGGccgcggcaccggcaccggcttGCGCGCTCACAACGTGTTTGACGAAATGAAGGGTGAATAGTTGCTTTAGATGGACAAGTCAGCAGGCCACGTCAGCATAAGAAGCCCATGTGGAGAgatatggacctaagtgatacgaCATACAAAATTTATGAACCCAAAAAGACACTTtgagagttgatggacctaactgaaATCTCCTGACAAGTTAATGAACCTCTGGTGTATTTAACTCTTCTCTGTGTATATCATATTAACTTTATCCTAAATCAAACATTTATACTGCGACACCTGTTTATCACCGGAATCCATGGCGACCATCGCCAAACTCCACCAAGAGATTTGGCGGCGGCGATAGATCCCGAGTTAGGAGGCGATACTTCATCGGGTGATGGTCTCGACATGTCGATTCAGTGCCGCCTCTATCTTCGTCCTTCCTTGGTCGTGAGAACGAGCAGGTCTGCAGGCCTCCATCTCGGCGTCACTTGTGGAGGTCTGCAACTGCCATGGGAGAGAGAAGCCAaaggagatagaaaatatattttattcCAAATTTTTGGCCATTAGCCATATGGATATATTAATCGTTGCTCTTCCTCTTTCATCCTCACAATGTATACGGGTATATCTTTGTGACGTCGCATGGACTGCTTTTGGGCACATTGTGGCTGTACCCAACTAAAAAAAAGCTTCATATACTCAAAGTATACGGTGAGACATGCACGGCGCACCCATGTACGTAATATAATGTTGTAGTATTGTtcattttatttaaaaaaaactagTTCCATACACTTTTGGATGCATGATAGAGGTGCTATAGAATATGTGCAAGATATATAGAGAAAGATATGTCAAGTttggagaaaagaaaaagatatGTCAAGTCAAAGAGAGAAGATACGACCGACGTCTatgtttagtatatgcatgaGAAATTTGGCAAATGTTCATTGGACCACGTTAGCATTGATTTGTTCCACTTACgactgaagaaaaaaaaacagaacatTTGAGAGCCTTGAGCCATATGCCCCGGGCCCCCCTggcgagaaaaaaaaaagtttagcCAACCGAACGAGGTTGAGCCGTCCCGCATAGTACGGTGCTCGGTGCTCGGTGCACCGTGTGTGTATCACACCGTCCAAAACCACCACCGGCAACGGGGCGGGACCGACGAGAGCCCGGAGGGTCGCCACCTCAAGCGAACCTCGCCATGTTCCACACAAAACCGCGCTGGAATCACGGGCAAAACGATCAGAATCGCCCCCTCGCTCTCGCTCCGGCTCCCCCACACGGCCACACGGGCCGAAGGCGGAGTCAGCTTGCACCCCACACGCACGAAGCGCTCCTGCCGCCCGCGCCCACACGCCATTCCGCCGCGCACAGGCGCACAGCACACCGCCTATAAGACAACCCGCGGTGTCGCGCACCCTTGCCACCGGCCACTAGGACGTCGCAGCTTCCACGCCTCCTTACGGTTTATCCAAGCACAGCGAGAAAGCGGAGACCTTTGCGCGAGTGCGCTCGATCTCGTTCCAGCTCCAACAGGCAACAGCAGTAGTGGTATGCTGACGAGGCGGCACGGAGGGTTCCGGCTCGGCCGGAAGTTGCTCAGCGCCTGGCGCTGGGTGCTCTgccaccgccggcgccgccgcggccgcgggtACCTCCGCCTGCAGCCGTGCCAACAAGGACGACGAGGCAGCAACAAATCCCCGTCGACGTCCCCCCTGGCGGATGCAGCGGTGCGCGccaagaagcagcagcagcagcgcgatGAGTCTGGCTCGCCGCGGATGCTCACGTGGGGGCGGTCGCTGGCGAGGCGGATGAGGCTCTTGCGGCAGCGTGCGGGAGGGGGGAAGGACGGCCGGCTGCTGGAGGACGCCGCGGCGGAGGCCAGCACGCCCAAGGGGCAGGTGGCCGTGTACGTGGGCGGCGCCGAGCCCGGGGGCGAGTCGATGATGCGGTACGTGGTCCCCGTGGTGTACTTCAACCACCCGCTGTTCGGAGAGCTGCTGCGCGAGGCCGAGGAGGAGTTCGGCTTCCAGCACCCCGGCGGGATCACCATCCCGTGCGCGGCCTCGCGGTTCgagcgcgccgccgccgtggccgccggcggcggcgggaagAAGGTGCCTGCTGGATGGTGGTAGCAGCACGTGGCCACACGGTGGCCGGTGTACATACACACATGCATGTCCCTCACCCTCAGCCTCTGCCTCAGCCCTCAGGAGGATCCCGATTCCTATGGCATGAGGACAgatccttcttctctctctctctcattagtttgactttttttttgccCTCTTGCCCCGTTTCCTTGTGTGGATTGAGGGGCCATTTGGTAGCGCTCCCGGAACCACTCCGGGAGCCGCTTCACCTAGTCGCCAACCAAACAGGTGTTCACCGCTCCGCTCCTTCGAAGAAGCCTCGGAAAACGCGCTGAGAGGAGGCACGAGAGAGAGAGCCGGAGCTGAAAATACTAGCTTCCTCTGTCCAGGCATGTGGGCCCTCCCTAAACTGCCCTTCCTCCGAGCGTGGGCGAGGCGGAGGCAGACTGAGCAGACACGCCGGCGCCCGGGCGAGGTAGAGGCGGTGGAGAAGCCAAGCCGGAGTGCCGGCGAGGCGCAGGCGGCCGAGCAAGCTCGCCGGAGCGCGGGGCAAGGCGGTGGCGGCTGGAGGAGACGCGATGGCCGGCAAGGGCGGCACAGAGGTGCGGCAATGGCAAGGGCGGCGCTGAGGTGCAGCAACGGCTTGTGGCCGAGACGACGCACTTCCACGCCATGTGCGAGCCTGTGAGGCCGGGAGATCGAGGAAGATGAGGATGTGGAGCAGACGGACGAGCGGCTACAGCTGAGAGAGAAGATGAGGACACGGTGGGGAGAAGAGATAAAGTGGAGAGAGAatggaaataaagagagaaaggaaaaggaaaaggaaaagaaaagagaaagggTATTATGAGTATTTCACACATTCCAACAATAAAGagaagttattttgccaaacggtCAAAAAATCGGTTTCAGCTCCACGAATGAAGCTGCTCCACAGGTGAAGCCATATTTGAAACTGTTTTGGCTGGAGTCGGAGCCTAGGCCCCGAGCATGTGCCCCGTGGGATGCGAGGAGGATGCATAGTTGTAGTTTGAGAGACGAACAAGGCTATTTTCGGGTCAGCAAAAACATGTTCTGATATGATTCCCCCCAACTTGCAAGTCCATGTTAGAAAACATGCATCAGATATGTACTCACGTGAGgtgtgtcccccccccccccccccccccccccccccccaacataGGAGTACTACTTAGTATGTTGAAGTAGCGATGCTACTTTGCGCTAAAAACGGAAGCACCGAAAAAAGGAGTAATTGAGCTTATGGAATGATCTCGTTGCTACTACTTGTTCAAAGTTAAGTTGTCCCCAAGTGTGTTCTGTTCTATCCGTTAGTGTCTAGAGACCTGGTACTCTACTTCCTCCAAGGTTGTTGTACTTGTACTGCTACTGGGTCGTCCGTAGACCCCGGCTGAAATGAGCAACCTCGACGGATTGCCGCATTGTGGTTGTGGTAACCTGGGCCTGGCCCTGGCTGAAACAGTGCGCCGCTTTTGTCTGATGCTACAACTGCA encodes:
- the LOC136474495 gene encoding uncharacterized protein, whose product is MDSNALGGFSGGGLPPRPSVSTTRRRASFVAPHSRPPTSSSLDANLLGRQEHPSPGGSGSGSRMPSPGGGDSGGRMPSPSCGGVGAGVGFSHQLPNDPPPLGPHALNFTEPHAATWDACRMTTSPAEVYEVAGDDFSPNHWTPDYSWEQEQKVMFCDVTTMDDDQRAYVKAKRARIVKEMSGSVSETASGESGV
- the LOC136474496 gene encoding auxin-responsive protein SAUR36-like; the protein is MLTRRHGGFRLGRKLLSAWRWVLCHRRRRRGRGYLRLQPCQQGRRGSNKSPSTSPLADAAVRAKKQQQQRDESGSPRMLTWGRSLARRMRLLRQRAGGGKDGRLLEDAAAEASTPKGQVAVYVGGAEPGGESMMRYVVPVVYFNHPLFGELLREAEEEFGFQHPGGITIPCAASRFERAAAVAAGGGGKKVPAGWW